CGACATAACATGATATAAGATCTTCAATACATTTTTGTCATACTGAACATATATTTCCAAATAGGATATCATCTAAAAGCTTAGCTCACTGCTTAACAGAATGTGTATGTTGTGTAAAAGCATATTTGTTAGTGCCACTAACACAAAGTTTCCATCAacggacctaggggttacagtggacgagaagctggatatgagtcaacagtgtgcccttgttgccaagaaggccaatggcattttggaatgtatacgtaggggcattgccagcagatcgagggacgtgatcgttcctctctatttgaaactggtgaggcctcatctggagtactgtgtccagttttgggccccacactacaagaaagatgtggaaaaattggaaagcgtccagcggagagcaacaaaaatgattaggggactggaacacatgagttatgaggagaggctgagggaactggggatgtttagtctacggaagagaagaatgaggggggatatgatagctgctttcagctacttgaaggagggttccaaagaggatagctctagactgttctcagtggtagctgatgacagaacaaggagtaatggtctcaagttgcagtgggggaggtttaggttggatattaggaaaaactttttcactaggagggtggtggaatgcgttacctagagaggtggtggaatctccttccttagaagtttttaaggtcagggttgacaaagccctggctgggatgatttaattggggatcggtcctgctttgagcagggggttggactagatgacctcctgaggtcccttccaaccctgatattctatgattaacgTCTCTGTCTGATAAAACTCTCATAACAGGTTTTTAAAATTCTGACTATCTAGCCTCATTCCaaagaaaacttttttgtttCCTTGATAGAGGAGGCAGTGGGTTGGTTTTGGTTCTTTTTTTGTATGATAAAGAAACTTCAGTGGTTTGTTTGATAAATCTTTAAAATTTTAACTACCTCTTTAGAGTTTTTGTAATGCTCCTATATTGCCAGTGGTTGTGGACTGTGGTGGTGTAAGGTAATCCTTTTGTGAGGAAAGAGCAGAGAAAGAGATTTTATTGTACACGTGTGGCATTTTTAGAATGGCCCAGAATTCATATTAATTGTTGCTGTTTCTCAGCCTACCAACACCTACTGGTTAACAACCTGGGATTGTACTGTACCAATTGCAAGTGTCTGTAGCCAGCTGTATCATTCTTTCCCCAGCACTGACCACAAGATGCGATGTCTCTGGTAGTTGCCTCACCTCCACTGGGATCCACCAATCAGAGGTGCTGCTTCTATCCTATTTGAGCTGTTGTGCTCACTTGACGCAGATGTCTGTTTAACATGATTCCACTAGCCAAGGGAGTGGTTGCTGCCAAACTCGTCACACGTCCAGCTCACCACTTCCATGACACAACCCCTATAGCTCAGGCATTGGACGATTTGTAGCTTATGGAATTTTCAAACAATAATTAAACACAACCTTATAAATTATATCCTATGCTAAATAAATATGATATCGTTTTCCTATATGTTTTTATGTTAACTTTCAGGTATTTTCAAACACACTCTCTCCATATCAAAAGCTCTTCTTTCTGACTTGGTTTCTGAGAAAGAGCGCCCTCTTGTAATAGGACATTTCAATGCAGCCTCTAGTGTTGGTTTCATCCTGGGTCCTGTGGTTGGTGGCTACTTTACAGAGCTAGAAAGTGGCTTTTACCTGACATCTTTCGTCTGTTCTTTCATCTTCATTCTGAACGCTGGTAAGTTGTATGTAGTATTTTGCACTTCAGGCTTTTTCAAGAGATTTGTGTTCGTGTTGTTTGTACAGTAATTTGACTGTAATCCCTTTCTGTTCTGTGCATTCAGACTGCTCTTTCAATGTGAAGTACTTCTCACGTTTTGAAAATAGTTCATTTAAGACAGCCTTCCccctctttatttcttttttatatcCAGATACAAGAGATGGAGTGTTATTTTTGTGTCTAGAGCTGGAGAGTGGGAGTCTGaatcctgggttcagttctcagaTCTGCTATGTATATGCTgcatgagcaagtcacttaacctttttcTCTCTTATTATAGAGCCCCATTTTAAATATGGGGAAACCAATAGTAACTACATGGGTTATGttgtgcttaatttttgtaaactGTTTTGTGATTATTTTAAGATGAAATGTTGCCAACAAAGTGCAAAATACTTTCATTTGTCTTTGATTTATACAGTTAGAGACACCATTAAAACATAACAGTAACTTACATGTTTGAGCATGGGGTAAAGAGTGTACCTGTCTACAATTAACTGATCGTATTTCATTACCTCTACAGGCCTGGTCTGGATGTTACCATGGAGTGAGGAACACACAGATAGTAATGAAAATGAACAGACCACCAGTAACAGCAAAGTGACAGCAAAGGCAAACTGTGACCTGCAGGTTAAATCACTAGTTAATGGAGCAATGAAATATGATACTCCCCTCCAGTCCCTATGGATTCCAGTTGGGTCAGTGCTGAAGAGGATTAAGAGCATTGCATGCTCTGATCTGTGGGATGTATTTTTAGTACGGCTACTAATGTCTGTAGCTGTAATGCTGTATTATAGCAATTTTGTTCTGGCAATTGAAGAGAGATTTGGGGTGAAACCTAAGCTCACAGGGTACCTCATAAGCTATAGTAGCACCCTTGGAGCACTTGCTGGTTTTCTACTTGGACCAATAACTAGACTTTATCAACATAACACTTATGCACTTTTATTACATTCCACTGTTCTCACCTGTGTGTTGATAATGCTATATTCCACAGCACTCAGCATATGGACGGTCATTTTATCGTCAACATTTTTAGCGTTTTCAACCACTGTAGGACGCACTTGCATCACTGATCTTGAGTTGACCCTGGGTGGGAATCAGGCCAGTGGCACGCTCATAGGAGTTGGTCAGTCTGTGACATCTGTGGGACGCATAATTGCCCCTCTTCTCTCAGGAATTGCACAGGAGTTCAGTCCCTGTGGCCCTCCAAGTCTTGGTGTGGGGCTGGCGCTGGTAGCTATTTTGATAATGCTTGTGAACACACCACGATATTGCAGCGGTAGAACTGCTAAATTAAAAAGTGAATAGCAGCTTATTTTGGACAGGCTGGTGCATCATCAATAAAATGCAAAGCACTAAAAACCTGTATTGTACCAACAGGCTGTTTTCTCAAAGGAATGGTACAAGTTCAAGGGGAggccagcctgcctgagccctcaGATTCATACAGACTTATCTGCTGCAGGATCATACCTCAAGACAGGAATGCTCAGAGCTGTAGTTCAGAGAGAAATTATCTTTCAGAGGTgcaggtatcatttaaaaactttcGTAAATTGAGAATTGTATTTTCTTTGTGCTAATAAGGTTGAAATCCCTTCAAGAAAAATGATTCTGAGTATATAAATGGCTGATGAATAATCCAGTTTGCAGCCCCACATTGAAGCATGACGGTTAGAATGAGAGGCTCTTTGACTGAGAGAGACAGACTAGTGAAGTTTTTTATTTAGACATGTACAATTTGTTATGTGCACTTATCAGTATGAGACATTAAGGCTGACCTGTATAAACCATTGGCCTCCTGTGACAATGGCTTGTTGATAAATCAGAGGTTGCATATATAACTTGTGACACATGCTCTGCCTAGAAGCTTTCCCATGCAGCATAATTAGCCATTCCCAACTGGCTAGCTGACATTCTGCTTTCACTCCTCTGTCCCAATATTTCTGGTAAATAGGGCTGTGTGTGCTCTAGcgcttatttttcttttatatatacTATATAAGGGGTATTTTAAGAGAAAATGCCATCGTGCAGAGTTAGGGTGATTGAAGATGAGACCATGTAAATTACAGTGAAATTTGCACTAGTGGTACCTGGACTAGTGAACACCTCCATCTGGCAACCTTCTCTCATAAGTGAGTATTTGAAGGAACTCCCAGAACTTCCTGTGCAATTTTGTTCcatcttcattttaagaataacCACTCTTTCTTGTTCTTTAAATGGTTGTTTAAGATACTTTTTGGAAAATCTAGTGATGTTCTAAAGTGTTTGTTCCACGTAGGATTAATCCACTATTTTTCATCTTTGAAGACATAAATTTAAATCCCAATTCAGGTAATCAGGGAAAATGTGTGTTTGGCAGCTTAATCTTCGTTTGTCTGCATGCattttagcaggccaaagctaaTGGAGGTTGATGCGGGTAAAGATTGAAATGCATTGACAGATTTATGGAGATGGTTTCCATAGCGCTGACCGATACTATACAAGGTTCAAGTCAGCGTTACTAGCCCATCACGTTTTTGAGCATTACGTTTGAgccactgtttttaaaaaaagtttgttctTATAGTGCCTTTTATCTGAAAGTTTCATAGCACTTCCCGTTAAATTATTTGATGTAGTATACAAAGCCGctctgcagatttttttaattgaatttagcATATATGATGTGCACGTGCAACTTTAAATCTTACGTCAGAGCTGTCACAGATGGCattttgtaattttgtttttaaatcaactttTCTCCTTCTTAAAGTCTCTTCTCTTACAGAGTGCCTGCTCCTGTTTGAAATCACTGACAAAATCTCTTTGATCTCAGTAAGAGCACCATGGGagcacatatatatattttaataactttAAATTTTATAGGCGGACACAATGAGACTAGTCTATATATGTGCTTGTTTTCGGGAGGTACCCTTGATTTCTGTGTGAGAGTTAAGCTTCATGCAAAAAATGGAATCTTCTCATTTTTAATGTACTGTagatttcatcttttttttaattgtgccctggataaagttttgctatgtgacttaggacttgggctcctaagtgcctattgactttcaattgagacttaggcacctaagtcacttttgataATTTTATCTCTGGTGACCATTTAAGCAAGAGCCTCAAAATATCGCCCTCACTAATTCCTTGCCCTTTTTCCCTCCACTAAGGAAAGAAACATAATTCCCCAGAACAGGGACctttaccatagaatcataggagattagggttggaagagacctcaggaggtcatctagtccgaccctctgctcaaagcaggaccaacccaactaaatcatcccagccagggctttgtcaagccgggccttaaaaacctctgaggatggagattccaccacttccagaggtaacccattccagtgcttcaccatcctcctagtgaaatagtttttcctaatatccatcctagacctcccccactgcaacttgagaccattgctccttgttctgtcatctgccaccactgagaatagcctctttggaacccctcttcaggtagctgaaggctgctatcaaatcccaccctcactcttctcttctgcagactaaataagcccagttccctcagtctcttctcataagtcatgtgccccagccccctaatcattttcgttgccctccactggactctctccaatttgtccacatcctttctgtagtcaGGAGCcccaaactggatgcagtactctagatgtggtctcaccagtggcgaatagaggggaataatcacttgccTCGATCTGGCagtgcttctactaatgcagcccagtgtGCTGTTAGACTTCTTGGCAGCAATGGCGCACTTTGCTACTGCCACTTGGAATGAAGTGGAAATAAAGCATAGTGAACTGGTATTTGGTATAAAGGATTTAACACCTTTGGTGGTCGTCTTGCCCGACAATCAACAGATAGAAAGTCATCCTAATTTGTGACACTGATAACAAAAGTGTGGGGCTTTCTTAGACCAAATGCACCATGAAATTAGTTTACACTAGATTTAACAATTGTCTGCATACCACTCTTTGGGGTGATAGGACTCAACACTTCACTTTTtatgtttatgcacaagctgaagCACTTTGTGCTTTCCAcaaccttttttttattttttttatttaacattgaTTTTTGGTTTGGAAGATATATTGTATTTTTCTTACTGTCTAAATCTGTATTATGGAAAATTAATATTTGGAGTGAGAAGCCTGTGGAAGATGTGGTCTCAGGGACATACTGTAGCTGATGCTACTGGACAAAGTGGCTGTATTTATAATATAATGTGATTTTGAAGTACTTTAGAAAGGATTACTCTCTGTAGTGTTAGTTACAAAAATTGCACTAaaattctttcttttaaaaagcaataaagtGAAATGACATTCCATTTTTATTAATGTTTCAGTCATTGTCTTCTGTTAACTTTATATATTGTTCCTTGTAATGCACTTGAGAAGACAGGTGGCCAAGTCAATGGAGTTGGATGGGATGCACATCCAATGCAGTATTTAGTTTCCGTGACTGCCTTCTTTCAGTTCTTTAGTCTTCCTCTGCCTGATTGACTTCTTGGGTCCAGTTGACCTCTTGCTGCCTGATCAGCTAGGCACCCATTCAGGAAAACATCTCTATTCAGGACatcatttaagcatgtgcttaacttgaaaTGCATATGTACATCCCACTGCCTTCtgcatgtacttaaagttaaacatgagTGCTTTCCTGAGTTGGGTCTAAGAGCAGAAGGAATTGGGGAATGGGGCTGAGAAGGCAGTTCAGTTGCATATGGTAGCTGAAGGGAGTGCAAGAGGGTTCTCTATTCCTTAGGAACTGCTGGTAATACCTTCTTGTTCTCTTATTCCTGTAGTCCCCAGAGATGAACGTAATGTCTCCCGCCCTGTCACCAGCTTCCCCTGCCAGTCCTGCTCTACAGCTCTCCTCTGTTTTCTGGCTCCAGTCTATGCACCTCCCTGACCTGACCACACCCTTTTACACAGGAGGATGTTATTACTAGGGGCTGCTCCTACACTCTTCTCCCAATTTCCATGTTGTTCCTGGCAGTGCCTGCATCTGCAAGGTTTGGATTCCCCTCTGCGGAAGGTAGTTGCTGCTAAATGCTATCTTTGGAGATGCCAGCTTTCACTTAATGGCAAATGGGATTTGATCTCTACTTCACCCAGGAAGGCAGGGGCCATCAATGGataaaagagaaacaaagaaagagaggggaaagagcTGGAATGCAAGTTCTGAGACTGGGCGTCAGAGCCACGATTTCCAGTGCCTAGGAAAATAAGCTTGGCATCTTGCCATTCTCACTATTACCATCCCATGAGTCACACCtcactgcttttcttctgcctggAGTCTTGTCTTGGGGGGTTTTTTGGCTTTGCAATTCACCTCTTGAAGCTTCCATGTTTAATCATTATTTCTAGTCCATATGACTGTAAAGAGAGCTTTCTGAACTTAAGACAGCACAGCTTTGACTCAATAGGCCTGCAGTTAAGGTTGAAACAATGGCTCGAAGCCAGTGGCATGAACACATTCAATCGGATATTAAGTCAGAAATTATTGATCATATTATAAATAGCAACACACAATATTTCACTTCACAGAAATATCAAGCTAATGTTTTTATTCCATGTAGCTGAATGTTGCATACATGTGAAAGGATACTGCTATAAGCTTTCAAGTTCaaccagattttattttttgtgttctctgtgtatgaaTTTACTCCAACCCACTATCACATCCTGTAGAATTACAACAGCTTGCCTTCCAGAAAGTACTTCGTGAATTGAGtgataatattttaaagtttcattATAACCAGATGGCTAATCTCCCCCAGCCCTTCAATTTCAGTCTCCAATCTTTGAAATATGCCCCCACTACTTAACCTGACAGAACTCAGGTCCCAGTTGTCTCTGGACTAGACCAAGGATTTAATGCCCCAATGTGATGTCCTATTAGAGGATCTGTGCTAACCTGCAAGAAGTATTCTCTTTGTTAGGTAAACAAAGTGCTGATCACTATCACTATAGATCCCACAATATTTTTCACAAGGACAAGTATGTTAATTTCATCATCCTGGCCAAACTTCAGTTTAATTCTGTCTCCCTAAATTTCTCCCTTTGCTTCTGTGTTACAGAAATTATTCTGTCATTGCAGACTTGTTTTTCTTGAAGGGAATGAAAACCATGTCTATAGTCTATACATCATTTCCGCCAATAGATGGTGCTAGGCGACAGACATTTATTTGGCTTCTAATTTCCCAACACCCATGAACTTTCTTTGACATGGGATAACAAAAGACAAAATTCACATTATAGGCTGTAGCTGAAGGTGCTGATTAGAAAGTCTTAAAGATAATGTTCCAATTTACTTTCTCTCTGTAGGGAAAAAGGTAGTAAGAAACATACTTCAAAATATTGTGAGTCTGTAACTGTATGGTATGCGTTTACTTACtgcttttcattcatagatctcaaaatgcatttaaaaataagcatcatCCTGTTTTATAAATTAAGTAATTGAAGTACAAAGAGGTTAAGACCCAAGTTTCCAAAAAATGGCCCTTAATTTTAGGTGCCTCAGTTTTGGGGTATGCAATTTAAACACTTGGGGCTGTCTTTTCAGTCAGACTGAGTACCCACTatgccagctgaagtcagtggaacatgCAGGTTCTCAGGAGTTGTGAGAAATCAGGGGCCACTTTTGGAAATTtgaccctaagtgacttgctcagttAAAAGTCGCTGATTTAGTCCTTATcagcaaaggaaagagagagtgagTAAACCAAACTAACCTTCTACATGCATAATGTTATCgcctttttttaaagtcacaattCAAACTTAATGCAAACCCCCAAATCATAATCTCATGATGGGGAAAATTTGGACCCGGATTCAAATGTGAAAATTCCAGCACAGGCTCATTTCTAATTCGGATATGACGAGAGTGAGGGAGTATATGCTGATCATTCAAATAGatgtaaaagggaaaaaaaccaagaTGCTGttgaaaaatgaattcaaaattATTTGTATAAATTAACATTGTAGCATCACCTCACTCCATCATAAGCCAAAGAGAAAAAGATGGCCATGCACAGATGACTGATTCCCACAATAACTAAACATGGCCACAGTTCTTTTTGCAAAAATCAACGTCTCACAGTAGAGAAATTATCTTGACGTGGGCCTTTGACTGAGACTTTAAAAAGATCATCTTTCCATCTGCATACAATTGAGAATTTGCATTTGACAGACGCGAGAACTCCACATAACCTGAACAGTAGAAAAGGATTACAGTAACTGCAGCAAAATTTAGGAAAGTTTGAGCcatccaaaaaaacccccaaaacatccctcaaacataaataaaactaaaacGGCCAGCTCTAAACTGAGATGAGAAAGACATGGGTGTTTTAGCAGCAGTaatagtaatttatttattttatggtagTATCTAGTGACTCCAACTGATGCCCCATTGTGCAacatgctgtacaaacaaaaacaagagatggttcctgtcccacagagcttacaatctaggaaaagacaaaacagacaaaggaaggactaatatccccattttactgagggGATACAATGAGACCAAATGAGCCACCCAAAGTCACAAGCAGTGTTGAGAACTGGACACAGATTTCCTGAATCCGACTCCATGCCTCACCGTGACACCATCCGCCCTCAGCCTGTGATGAGTGTTATAACAGTTCTGCTGCATTTCCACAGCAGCCACAAACTGAGACAGAGGAGGCATCAACTCCTCTGAGGGCCCGATCCTGATAACACTCAGCACCTATCTactcccattgagatgaatgaaaGTTGCGGGCATTCATTGcactgaaggtgctcagcacctttcactgGTTATATGCTGGGGGAAAAATGCTGATAGGATTACTCTGGAGCTAGTGTCCTTCACCTATCTTTACTGCCCATTTTCCATGAACTGAATGTGTTTCAGAATCTGCTTCTGTAGCTAGGTCTTCCTTTTCTGATCCTGTTCCAGCCTTCACAACCCCTAACCGCATCCTACTATCCTGGCCATTCTAACAATAATCTGCATTGATTAATGTATTTGTCTTGCAAGGTCTATGGGACAGGGGCATAGTGCAATTTTCAGTGCTATTCACATTAAAAATCTGATCTAGACAAGCAAAATTCAATCATAAATAACATCTTAAATGTActagaatatttttaaacattctctTCATTGTATgaggtttttaaaacattcttagTTGGATAATTAAATATCAAACTTGGGCTATTTGGTTCCAGAGCTGATGGTTCCAGAGCTGATGATGATAAAAGGCACATTTTCCCCTTAGTAGTAAAAAGAACATAATTGTCAGAGCATTGCTAAAAGTTGTTCATAAAAGATGTTTTCTTTTGCATCTTGGGTTTAGTATTTGCTGTAGTATTTCATCCAGTTAATTATATGGGCATGCAACCCAAAGGATCCACACCAAGTTTTTAAAATAGATCCCATTGTCCAGTCAGATGGTTTAGAATATTAATTTAAATCTGTAGTTTATTATTGATAGTTCTACTTCAGCTGTTTTCAGTATGGCTGATTTGGAGATGTATTTTTATGCCTTTCAGCTTCTGATGCCCACCTGACTATTCGCGGTGGTGGCATTGGTCTTGTTGATCTAACATCTTCAGTCAAATTTTCTTCACTCACTGTTCCAAATCTTGGTCTCGATAGCAGTGGTTGCCTGAACCCTCCGGATGCTTGAGCTTCATTGTCCGTTTCTCTGCGATCTACCCTTCCATCCTGGTCTCCATTAACTTCGTTTCTCCACTCCATTCTAAATTGCcgcagtggctggtgctggctctGGTCTCGCAAAATTTTTCGTGCTCTGGGTTTTAAATTGAGCACTGTGGTAGGAAGCTCCAATTCAGAGTCACTGCTGTCAGCACCCCCTactgttaattttaaaacaaaaataaaatgttagttgAAGAATATCACTGTCTACACAGtgctgtaaaacaaaataattgagCCATGCACAGTATCAACCACAAGAAATAAAAATGCTTATCTGTATTTTGAAATTCACAGCCATTTTGCCTGTTTTCCCAGAAATTTGCACAGATAGAATTTTGCACTTGTGCTCAGTTGGCTGAATTTTTCACAAGCATTTGTGACATTTCCAGTTATTCTAGACAGCAGTCCCATGTGCTCCCTTCCACTTACACGAGGGAAAGGGAATGCAGACATATGGATGGGGCTTCTAGGGCACTTGGGGTCGCAGGGCTTGGACCATAGGGCTAAatattgcagcgtagacattcaggctcagactggagcctaggctctgaaacctgtgatgggggggggggggtctcagagcccaacTGACCCAGGCCCTTAGACTCAGTGACccgggttttttattgcagtgtagatgcatccataggttacatctacacttcgagctggaggtgtaattcccaacTCGGggagacatacccgcactagtTCTGATTgagctaatgcactaaaaatagcgtcgctaaaaatagtagtgtgagCAGTGGGATGAGCTAGCTGCTCCGGTACAATCCCATCTGAAATACCAGGCGTGTACTTGGGCAACTAGCCCCTCCCACAGCGCCACGGCTACAtttctgtttttagcacactagctagCTTGgagggtatgtctcctcaagctggaatttatacctccagctcaaagtgtagcaATGTCCGTACTGGGAAAGTGTCAGGTCTGCTGCATttactccctccccagccctgaagaactCCCACTGGGAATGTTCCACAGATATTGCTTTGGTAGGGTTTGTATGGGCAAGAGGGGTGGATGAGCTGCTCTTTGCGATGTTTTGCCCTCTCTGTGCAGCCGTTATTACACTGGGCATCCTTGCCTAAGTAAATAGTACTCAAATCACTATAAAGTCAGCCTCTGTGCATGCACACTTCTTCCTGAAGGAACTGCATGGCCCAGGGTGGAGGAGGTCCAGAGAAGCAGCACGAAGGGACCAACCCTCCACCAGACAAAGGATCTTCCCTAGGGATCTGTGGAGGTGGTAGGTCATGTCTCCTCCTCTCTACACCACCAGAAGGGACAATGTCAAGGAAATACCATGTAGTAAATCTTACAGTTTCCAACCCCTCAGACCCCTTCTCATTGGTCTCCCCAGGGAAGAGTACAAATTGTCTCAATGAAAGCTGTGGTAATTTATCAACAAATAATCTTAAATGGTCACTGTCTGGTAGTTTAAGTTGATAATATTCCTGAAGATAGATATAGATCAAAATGATTTTCCGTTTAGCAGCATTCCTTTAAATTTCTTAATATTTTCCTCAATATTTGCATACTTTCCATAATTTTAATACTTCCATATTTTATAGCATTTACTATTTACAAATGAATTGTGGTATTTTCTATACTTAAGTCAGTTATGGTgctttaaatctatttttaataGTATTTAAGAGGAGTACATTGTGGGACTGTCATAGGAATGGTTCCCATTAGTACTCTTCACAGCATTTCTCTTGCATAAAGGAGGAAGAGGTCAACAAAATATATCCTCATATAATTGTCCATCCACCCACATAATTTCACAGAAAGAAAACCTTTCTCCATCTCTGGTGGCAGgcttatttcttttttttctaaatgtgtcaaattatatattttttgacAATTGAATAATCTTGAGGCACATTTCCTTTTCAGTGTTTAATTTTAGGTGACAGTGGATGACCTCTGTAGACAGAGCTACAGAATAAAAGGCATCACTACACTCCAGGAGAGCAAAGACATAATTACCAACTTGCAAGGACATGGTCCATCGCTAAACTTGTGGGGGGGTCATATTCCACTAATTATGGTGGGCAGTATGGTCTGGAAATGTCACTGAATctaaatgtaggtttcagagtagcagccgtgttagtctgtatccataaaaagaaaaggagtacttgtggcaccttagagacatgctcgaataaatttgttagtctctaaggtgccataagtactcctttttaatCTAAATGTATTGCATCTTCCCAGGGGTAGCTCCTGATTGTTACTTTACGTGGGAGAGAATCAGATGGAGCTCATTCTATCTACttataaattataataaaaataatatagagGGCAAGCCAGAGATGTTCCATTGAAACCATTTTTCTATGGAAAACTCAGATTTCAACAAAACGAAATTTTTCACAAAGGCTGTCTACTTTCCatggaatattaaaaaaattttGGTGAGAAACCAAATGCCTAAACACCGGTTTGGCAAACACTGAGATATTTGGGGAGtgaaattgtcataaatataaagggaagggtaaacccctttgaaatccctcctggccaggggaaaactcctctcacctgtaaagggttaagaagctaaaggtaacctcgctggcacctgaccaaaatgaccaatgaggagacaagatactttcaaaagctgggaggagggagagaaacaaagggtctgtgtctgtctgtagtcgtcttggccggggatagaccaggaatggagtcttagaacttttagtaagtaatctagctaggtatgtgttagattatgatttctttaaatggctgagaaaagcattgtgctgaatagaat
The nucleotide sequence above comes from Caretta caretta isolate rCarCar2 chromosome 1, rCarCar1.hap1, whole genome shotgun sequence. Encoded proteins:
- the SLC67A2 gene encoding major facilitator superfamily domain-containing protein 9 isoform X6, producing the protein MGAWEPPPAPRPGPAAPPAPRGAGLSRFVRCLYLVGFLDFFGVSMVVPLLSLHIKSLGASPTVAGVVGSLYGLLQLFSSTFVGCWSDVIGRQYSLIACILFSAVGYLLLGMSTSVWLFAIARVPVGIFKHTLSISKALLSDLVSEKERPLVIGHFNAASSVGFILGPVVGGYFTELESGFYLTSFVCSFIFILNAGLVWMLPWSEEHTDSNENEQTTSNSKVTAKANCDLQAVFSKEWYKFKGRPACLSPQIHTDLSAAGSYLKTGMLRAVVQREIIFQSV
- the SLC67A2 gene encoding major facilitator superfamily domain-containing protein 9 isoform X1, with amino-acid sequence MGAWEPPPAPRPGPAAPPAPRGAGLSRFVRCLYLVGFLDFFGVSMVVPLLSLHIKSLGASPTVAGVVGSLYGLLQLFSSTFVGCWSDVIGRQYSLIACILFSAVGYLLLGMSTSVWLFAIARVPVGIFKHTLSISKALLSDLVSEKERPLVIGHFNAASSVGFILGPVVGGYFTELESGFYLTSFVCSFIFILNAGLVWMLPWSEEHTDSNENEQTTSNSKVTAKANCDLQVKSLVNGAMKYDTPLQSLWIPVGSVLKRIKSIACSDLWDVFLVRLLMSVAVMLYYSNFVLAIEERFGVKPKLTGYLISYSSTLGALAGFLLGPITRLYQHNTYALLLHSTVLTCVLIMLYSTALSIWTVILSSTFLAFSTTVGRTCITDLELTLGGNQASGTLIGVGQSVTSVGRIIAPLLSGIAQEFSPCGPPSLGVGLALVAILIMLVNTPRYCSGRTAKLKSE